Sequence from the Halobaculum rubrum genome:
ACCCTTCACGACGTGCTCGCCGGCGGCGCCGGCGTCACGGACGCTACCTACCCCGCGCCGGGCGGCTTCGATGTGGTCCCCAGCGGCGTCACCCTCGACGGCTTCGTCGAGTCCGACCTCGACCGCTTCCCGTCGGCGATGGACGCGCTGAAGGCCCGCTACGACGCCGTGCTCGTCGACACCGCCGCCGGCGTCAGCAGCGAGACGGTCGTGCCCATGTCGGGCGCGGACGCATCGGTGCTGGTGTCGACGCCGCGGGTGGCCTCCATCCGCGACGCCGACAAGACGATCACCGTCGCCGAGCGCGCGGACGCGCCCGTCGGCGGCGTCGTGCTCACGAAGTCGGGGACGGGGCGCTCGCCCCCGGCCGACCGGATCGCGAGCTTCCTCGACACCGAACTGCTCGGACACGTCCCCCACGACGAGTCGATCCCGGAGGCGCAGGACGCGGGGCAGCCGGCCGTCTCCTACCGCCCGCACAGCGACGCCGCAACCGCGTACCGCGAGGTCGCGGCCGCCCTCCGCAAGCGCCCGGACATGCTCGGGATGACGGTGACGACGAACGCCGGCGGGTTCCGCTTCGGCGACGGCGACGACGGGACGTTCGCCGACGGCGGCGCCGGCGAGGACGCGACCGACGGTTTCACCAACCCGTTCGGATAGTCGGCCACGCCACGGAGGTGCGACCCCGACCGGAACAGCTACCCGGGAGCGCCCCGCTCGCGGCCACGTGGACGAACGGATCCTCGCGGTCGTCGAACGCTGGGCCGGCTGTACCATCGACGACGCGACCCTCCTCGACGGCGGCGAGGTCGGGACGGTCCGCCGCCTCGACCTCGCGGACGGTCGCCGGGTCGTCGTCAAGACCGGCCCGACCGACCCGGACGTCGAGGCGGGGATGCTCCGCCACCTCCGCGAGGCGGGCGGGCCCCGCATGCCCGCGGTCCGTCACGCGGGCGACGGTGTGCTCGTGCTAGAGCACGTCCCGAACGACGGCGATGCGGCCGTCACGCCCGCCGTCGAACGGGACCTCGCCGAGCGGCTCGCGGCCCTCCACGCGACGACGCCCGACGCCGACGCCTTCGGCTTCCCGTTCGACACGCTCACCGGCCCGTACACGCAGCCGAACCCGTGGACCGACTCGTGGCCGACGTTCTTCGGCGAGCATCGACTCGCGCACGCGGCGACACGGGCGCACGAGGAGGGCGTTCTGCCGGCGACGGACCGTGGACGGATCGAATCGCTCGTCGCCGACCTCCCGGCGCTCCTGGGTCACGAGCCGACGCCGTCGCTGATCCACGGCGACGTGTGGCGCGGAAACGTCCTGATCGCCGACGGAGCGCTCGCGACGCTGCTCGACCCCGCCTGCTACTACGCCGATCCGGAGGTCGAGTTGGCCTACGTCGAGTGGACGGGAACCGGCGGCGACGCGTTCCTGGACCGCTACCGCGAGGTCGCCGGGATCGCCGACGGCTACCGGGACCGCGAGCCGACGTACCGACTGTATCCGCTGCTCACGCACCTGCGGTATTTCGGCGACGAGTACCTCGACGACGTGCGGGCGACGCTGTCGGCGCTCGGGTACTGAGTGTCGGCGTCGAAAGCTGGGAGCGATACGGTCGGCGGTCGGTATGATAGTCGATCGATTCGGCGTCGGTCGCCGGAGCGCGGACTATCCCTCTCCGACCATCCGGTCTTCCTCTTCCCACTCCTCCTGCCGGAGCTCGTACTTCTGGACCTTCCCGGTGGAGGTCTTCGGGAGCTGTTTCACGAAGTCGATCCGCGTCGGCGCCTTGTAGTGGGCCATGTTGTCGCGGGCGTACTGGATGAGGTCGTCGGCGGTGACGCCGGGGGTGTCGGGGTCGCCGCTGGTCGGAACGACGTACGCCTTCGGCGTCTCGCCCCAGTCGTCGTGCGGCGAGGGGATGACCGCCACGTCGTCGACCTCGTCGTGGCTGAAGAGGGTGTCCTCGACCTCGATCGACGAGATGTTCTCGCCGCCGGAGATGATGATGTCCTTCTTGCGGTCCTGGATCGATATCATCCCGTTCTCGTCGACGACCGCGAGGTCGCCCATGTGGTAGTACCCCTCGAGGCGGTCGGTGAACGCCTCCTCGGTCGCCTCGGGCTTGTTCCAGTAGCGGTCCATCACCTGGTTTCCACGGACGACGACCTCGCCGATCGTCTCGCCGTCCTCGGCGACGTCGTTGCCGTCGTCGTCGACGACGCGGATCTCCGTGCCGATGTAGCCGAACCCCTGGGTCTTCTTCACCGCGA
This genomic interval carries:
- a CDS encoding P-loop NTPase, whose translation is MDGRVLAVVGAKGGVGKTTTSLNLAAALAEDGRAVAVVEADLAMANAVDFLDIRVNGGRTLHDVLAGGAGVTDATYPAPGGFDVVPSGVTLDGFVESDLDRFPSAMDALKARYDAVLVDTAAGVSSETVVPMSGADASVLVSTPRVASIRDADKTITVAERADAPVGGVVLTKSGTGRSPPADRIASFLDTELLGHVPHDESIPEAQDAGQPAVSYRPHSDAATAYREVAAALRKRPDMLGMTVTTNAGGFRFGDGDDGTFADGGAGEDATDGFTNPFG
- a CDS encoding fructosamine kinase family protein; this encodes MDERILAVVERWAGCTIDDATLLDGGEVGTVRRLDLADGRRVVVKTGPTDPDVEAGMLRHLREAGGPRMPAVRHAGDGVLVLEHVPNDGDAAVTPAVERDLAERLAALHATTPDADAFGFPFDTLTGPYTQPNPWTDSWPTFFGEHRLAHAATRAHEEGVLPATDRGRIESLVADLPALLGHEPTPSLIHGDVWRGNVLIADGALATLLDPACYYADPEVELAYVEWTGTGGDAFLDRYREVAGIADGYRDREPTYRLYPLLTHLRYFGDEYLDDVRATLSALGY